One window of the Plasmodium knowlesi strain H apicoplast, complete genome genome contains the following:
- a CDS encoding DNA-directed RNA polymerase subunit beta'', giving the protein MYFYFFNKYNLKILEKKLLNIFKYNISSKILHELLYLGCEYSFIYNYSLNLNDFSNLIYLLVLYKNKLNNIYNNKYYEIKYNYINIFFNNYYYLKVINKIQLILNNTIYLKINPIYSNLFFFFNNKIKIKYSQLQQLIGYKGYISNIKGVIYEKPIINNYINELLIYEYILSCYGSKKGIIDTALKTADSGYLTKRLINITNNFIIKEVNCKSPFIFKYRCNMDIYGNIILPFNMLQFKILQNNIINKYKGIYFNLKNIYITKYILNNLLSLLSNIYIYLNIKSIYLCSIFNNVCNNCLGYKQLYKHNFGQHIGVISSEAIGEPSTQMVLRTFHVNSILKDKYNYNVFQKDNIYKLYSYKCKINQVFKLIFNFKQCMNIKFNLVFLINKLLFKYKYLHYNYIMINKFIKYNFIYNSISKNFKYIFNNIFIKYFNNKIKYYSLNIVQLLIKNLYNKWIIYNLYTYYFYYNYIKLYNINKKGIIYNLNSNKKLNIIYFVKSFINFYSYFNIKTNNIILNSNFMIFLINFDNIQNKNIFINKKFFLYNNYKLYFNYIKKNINLLICIYFININFIKINYYNKKKYISNIYNYKNKYNNILYYKVKSFLYLYEVLMYTWNKYLLSNFKYNLFIIYNNYIKYLYKYNIKIILYYLKNLFFINNNFINNNILYTYNIIYNNKNNLLNIYKKNIIKLLNNKLYNKIFYMYYNKNLSNLYLNDITIGLQSINIIFENKNIKNNISFISNNVYVIYYIKYYNYLNNIIYIYSVFNIYKINYFKYKLNFYSYIFEDISSILYSGYSLNTDFYLINNNLKFYFKYLLININIYQSVKSSYIYIYNILIESILKQYSYQNIYLPSIYFELIIKKMLSCIKIISNNFKVFKHNNIIPLYLINILNYSLILNKYKVYKYEPIILGITKSILANSGFLTNISFQNTFKIISLNILNNKIDWLIDIKSKIIMTDLLPVGNGWYRYLKI; this is encoded by the exons TAAATAAAATTCAATTAATATTAAATAATACTATATATTTAAAAATTAATCCTATATATTCAAATTTATTTTTCTTTTTTAATAATAAAATAAAAATTAAATATTCACAATTACAACAATTAATTGGATATAAAGGATATATTTCTAATATAAAAGGAGTTATTTATGAAAAACCAATTATAAATAATTATATTAATGAATTACTAATATATGAATATATTTTATCTTGTTATGGTTCAAAAAAAGGTATTATAGATACAGCTTTAAAAACAGCAGATTCCGGGTATTTAACAAAACGTTTAATTAATATAACAAATAATTTTATAATTAAAGAAGTAAATTGTAAATCTCCTTTTATTTTTAAGTATAGATGTAATATGGATATATATGGTAATATTATATTACCATTTAATATGTTACAATTTAAAATATTACAAAATAATATTATAAATAAATATAAAGGTATATATTTTAATTTAAAAAATATTTATATTACTAAATATATATTGAATAATTTATTAAGTTTATTATCTAATATTTATATATATTTAAATATAAAATCAATATATTTATGTAGTATATTTAATAATGTATGTAATAATTGTTTAGGTTATAAACAATTATATAAACATAATTTTGGACAACATATAGGAGTAATATCTAGTGAAGCTATAGGAGAGCCTAGTACACAGATGGTATTAAGAACTTTTCATGTAAATTCTATTTTGAAGGATAAATATAATTATAATGTGTTTCAAAAAGATAATATTTATAAATTATATTCTTATAAATGTAAAATTAATCAAGTTTTTAAATTAATTTTTAATTTTAAACAATGTATGAATATTAAATTTAATTTAGTATTTTTAATAAATAAATTATTATTTAAATATAAATATTTACATTATAATTATATAATGATTAATAAATTTATTAAATATAATTTTATATATAATTCAATTTCTAAAAATTTTAAATATATTTTTAATAATATTTTTATCAAATATTTTAATAATAAAATAAAATATTATAGTTTAAATATAGTACAATTATTAATAAAAAATTTATATAATAAATGGATTATATATAATTTATATACTTATTATTTTTATTATAATTATATTAAATTATATAATATAAATAAAAAGGGTATAATTTATAATTTAAATAGTAATAAAAAATTAAATATTATATATTTTGTAAAAAGTTTTATTAATTTTTATTCATATTTTAATATAAAAACTAATAATATTATATTAAATTCTAATTTT ATGATTTTTTTAATAAATTTTGATAATATACAAAATAAAAATATTTTTATAAATAAAAAGTTTTTTTTATATAATAATTATAAATTATATTTTAATTATATAAAAAAAAATATTAATTTATTAATATGTATATATTTTATAAATATTAATTTTATTAAAATTAATTATTATAATAAAAAAAAATATATTAGTAATATATATAATTATAAAAATAAATATAATAATATATTATATTATAAAGTAAAATCATTTTTATATTTATATGAAGTTTTAATGTATACTTGGAATAAATATTTATTATCAAATTTTAAATATAATTTATTTATTATATATAATAATTATATTAAATATTTATATAAGTATAATATTAAAATTATTTTATATTATTTAAAAAATTTATTTTTTATAAATAATAATTTTATAAATAATAATATTTTATATACTTATAATATTATTTATAATAATAAAAATAATTTGTTAAATATATATAAAAAAAATATAATTAAATTATTAAATAATAAGTTATATAATAAAATATTTTATATGTATTATAATAAAAATTTATCTAATTTATATTTAAATGATATAACAATAGGATTACAATCTATTAATATAATATTTGAAAATAAAAATATTAAAAATAATATTTCTTTTATTTCAAATAATGTATATGTAATTTATTATATTAAATATTATAATTATTTAAATAATATTATATATATATATAGTGTTTTTAATATATATAAAATTAATTATTTTAAATATAAATTAAATTTTTATTCATATATTTTTGAAGATATAAGTTCTATTTTATATAGTGGATATTCATTAAATACAGATTTTTATTTAATTAATAATAATTTAAAATTTTATTTTAAATATTTATTAATTAATATAAATATTTATCAATCAGTTAAAAGTTCTTATATATATATATACAATATTTTAATAGAATCAATTTTAAAACAATATAGTTATCAAAATATTTATTTACCTTCAATATATTTCGAGTTAATTATAAAAAAAATGTTATCATGTATTAAAATAATTTCTAATAATTTTAAAGTATTTAAACATAATAATATTATACCTTTATATTTAATAAATATACTTAATTATTCATTAATTTTAAATAAATATAAAGTTTATAAATATGAACCTATTATTTTAGGAATTACAAAATCAATTTTAGCAAATTCTGGTTTTTTAACAAATATAAGTTTTCAAAATACATTTAAAATTATAAGTTTAAATATTTTAAATAATAAAATAGATTGGTTAATTGATATAAAATCAAAAATAATAATGACGGATTTATTACCTGTAGGTAATGGGTGGTATAGATATTTAAAAATTTAA